The genomic segment atttatacatttttttacattccACTGCTAGGCTACTATTTTGGTGTGAATGCGGGAAAAGAAGCAATATTTAACCCTAGACTAGTGGCGCCTTTCCGTGACACGCGAGTGCTCGCGTGGGGAGAGTCTATTGTTTCATTGAGGTGGTTAGTAAGAAGTAATTATGGCCAGCTAGCTAGCTATACCTTCTACTTAAAACAATACTGCGCAACTTTTTACCAACCGCTTGAGATAAGTGTTAGACCTATAATTGTggtgatattttacattaaaaaatgTCTTTATCCAGGTATACTATGAAGGGCGCCTGAAGTCCAACAACAAGATGTTCGACAACTGCCTGAAGGGGCCCGGGTTCAAGTTCCGACTGGGCGGCAAGGAGGTGATCACGGGCTGGGACGTCGGTATCAACGGCATGAAGGTCGGCGGCAAGAGGCGTATCGTCTGTCCACCCAACATGGCGTAAGTTAGTCTATACATTAGTAAATAGTTGTGGTCTGTCAATCGCTTATCGCGTTCATTCAACCAATTTATTGCTGTAACGAAACTAAACTTCATGAATgttttctattttctattattaACTCTAGAAGTTATCAGAGGTATATAcctcatcttcctcgcgttgtcccggcattttgccacggctcatgggagcctggggtccgcttgacaactaatctcaggaattggcgtaggcactagtttttacgaaagcgactgaccttccaacccagagcgtaaactaggccttattgggattagtccggtttcctcacgatgttttccttcaccgaaaagcgactagtatgatattccgtacataagttttgaaaaactcattggtacgagtcagggttcgaacccgcgacctctggattgaaagtcgcatgctcttaccgctaggccaccagcgcctcAGAGGCATATATCTGCCAGCCAAAAAACAACCCTGAAGTTTAAGTTTCGAATTGAATTTGATTCTCATTGATGACCCCTGCAAGTGATTGGTTTATCATATCACTTTATCTGTTTtagttataaatatatttttaattaaattaatctaTCCTCAGGTACGGTGCTAAAGGCTCCCCTCCAGTCATTCCGCCTAATTCCACCCTAGTCTTCGAAGTGGAACTAAAGAATGTTAAATAGGTGTAAGGAAGCTGTCGCCAGTGTCACGGACACTTGTTTGTTTCGGATCCGCCGAGGTTGTTGAATGTTGCCATGAATGAGAGGATTGTTTGATCATGGTTTGATAATGCAAggttttttcttatatttttccttttattTACTGGTTTAGGATGAAACTACCTTTCTTTATCAGATCATTGGTTGCTCATGTTTAAGGTGCTTGTATGAAGTATCTGCAATGTTATTGCACAAAATGCACGATTTGTAACATCTGTTCCTAACCACATTGCAGAAACTTCATACTTGTGTTAGACTGTAAGCTTGTATAAGTTAGATTGTAAGAACTCTACTGGACATAATTATGAGTATTTCATTGACTTGTAATTCaatattttatgttaatttaaaCACTGAATTGTAATAAAATAGTTTCTATCATAATCAGTAGAAGATCTACTTTCATTTGGCAGTTTTAATAATTAAAGGCCTCTTTTGTAAGTCaatatattgtaaaaattacCTGCATTGAATATTGCCATTTGATTGTTCTAGCCTCCTAaagcccagccatacaaatgataaatccagaatttgccactgaaatttgaacctatagtgcagggaatagagttgattttggtttggtttgaaaatttaacgaaacaaaacaaatgcgtctctattccaattgaatatgatttaaatttcatcgaactgaataagtactataggtaggaccttgggccttaggaggatattttATCTGTCATATGTGATTAACTTCAGTACCATCACACAAGCAAGTTATTTGTCACTAATCAAATCATGGCAATAGAATGGCAGGAATAAAACTTCCGAATTCCAGTACCATTGTTTTATTTCACAATAGTCAAAACACAAGTGGACATTGATGTGCACGTATCAGCTTTAAGCTGCCTGTGCATtcacatataattatataataataataatagtcaagacagtaacagtataatatattatagtcatattataatttatggAATGCATCCCAGTAGTTTCatgtaactattttttttacctaatatttaaatttgctAAACAAAACATCGAAATGAACAATAAAATCCCATATCTAGCTTCCCATGTGGTGTATTAGTTAACAAGAAATGCTTGCTACTTATGCTATGGGAAATCACTCTTTTCTACAGCTCAAATGAGTGTATGGAATAAAAAATTACTCATACATTTTGATTACACAAGTAACAAAAGCAACCCAAAATTATCCTATTGAGACTGGGTGCATACAAAAATTGGTGAAATTGACAATTAAATATACAGGAATGCTTTCTGTAGCAATGTGCAGTGGTCACAATAATTATCCTTGTAAGACTCATGTTCATTacatattcattttttttttttactgtttatgagaaatttattcatatatatggtacaaaaacaagtcaaaaaacatATTCATTGCAATCTAATTTAAACCCTTCtcaaaccaaataaagtagcatttcttttggtTCATAGCTTTTGCAAACAAATGAAATGCATCCCAATTTAATTATACAAGGTGAGAATTAAAATGAGGAATATTTTGTATTGTGGGCCTTACAAGGTTATATTAAATCACTTTAATACTCAAcatgctataaaattaatctagCTGACATGTCCAATAACACAACAaaataatttagattttttttacacttcctaaataaatgaattgaatgtccaataacaacaaaataatttagattattttttacacttcctaaataaatgaattgaaTACTACAAGTGCAAgtattaaaaacaaagaaacacatttacgccaaaaaaaaaaacaaatgtacaGTATGTACAGTTACAAGGTAAATACACTTGCTCTAACAACACAATTAAGAAACAATGGAAACAACAAACTATTCTGCTTTTAGTCGCTCATTGCACTTTTCTTTGTTGTCTTTTGACACTTCACTGCCCTTATCTTCATCTGCTTTGTTCTCCGACTTCTTCTTTCCAAACATACAAACTCCTCCTTCACAACTGAAGGGGGCTTCCGTCTTCACTACGTTTCCGTCCGCGTCCTTAACTGCCCAAGGATTCCAGAAACGAAGCACGTATGGCTGGATAAATCTGTGCCAGATGAACAGCAGCAGGGGGATAATGAAGCAAGGCACACAAACCATGTTGACGCACGATTCAGACTTGTATGAGTGCGGCACGTATCTGTAGAATCGTCGAAAATACGTGACCAAATTGCTTATTCGGAATATGCAAGATTTCCGGGTCGTGTTTGTCAATGCCGTTTCTTAGAGCAATGAATTAGCATATATTATGTTCCAAACTACAAATGCTACAATTTGGTACTCCAAAATCACTTTATTTTTGCGGATAAATTATTGTCACATTTCCACTATCAAAGTATCAGACGAGCTTATGTCAAAGTCAGAATATGAATGTCATTGTCAAAATGAAACTAATTAATGTACAGCCGAGTAATGTCCGACGCGACCGGCCGCACACGCACGGAATGACATGTGCGAGAGAGCGCTATGCATTTGTAGAGCGACGTCCCGTTCCCACCTGTCATACCGTAcggaaaccgaatgaaaattccGTACGTCTGCGGCCAGGCGGCGTTATACGGCTGAccatactgccctcctaagctaaaaggccGTATTTTCAAAGAAAACTATGTATATgcaaataccgctttttagcttaggagggcagcatAATCATCATTATCCACTGTTAGAAAATCTCATCCAGTCCCCCGACGcgtctgtgtgtttgttcgcgataaactcaaaaactactgaacggattttcatacggttttcacctgtcaatagtgattcttgaggaaggtttaggtgtatatacttggtcaagcagatcttgtcagtagaaaaaggcggcaaatttgaaaaatgtagacgcgaagatatatcgtctcatagaaaatttgaatttcgcgccttgttctactgacaagatttgcttgaccatctataatttgttaaccgGTGCGAAGCCGGGCCGGGTCGTTAGACTCGTTAGTATATCTAAAATATAGCCACGaaaatcacactttcaacgaCTGCAAACTGCTGCAAACACTCTACatggaaaaaaccggccaagtgcaagcgGATTCGCATAAGGGTTCCGTCACGTtccgtaataatattttttttacaattcttGACCTTACTTATAAGTTTGCGGGCCTTTTAAGCATAATTTATAGTCGAGAGCAGAGCAGTAGggtaaaataatacattttaaaatgataCAACTTTATTCACAACCAACTTTATATTTCTTTTCAACAAACAAACTTTGGAGCTCTCTTTACTTACATTACATCATTTAAATTCGTAACGTGTACTGGGGTTATCTACCTATAGATGAGGTAAGTTTGCCAAAACTTTCGAACTTGACCGGGGTTCGATTGACCAATTCATTTCGTTActtcttaaggccccagtacacaatgggccatcgccggccactccaagggacgcatttatgcgttagagggagaaagtgatattgctatctcattctaccgcatgactgcgtcccttggagtggccggcgatggcccattgtgtactggggcctttataCCCGTGATTTGTGTTACCCGATAGGGTTGCGACAATTTGCATCTTTTTCCTCAACGCAACACAATAAGAAGATTAAGAAGTACAAGAACAAATAAGTTTTCGGTTTGAGAGCCGCATCGTGGAACCATGAGAACTGTTGGTACCTAGTTGGAACTAATTCAACTAATGCTTATGTATTTTTTCAACGCTTCTATACAATTCAGGCAAATGACACTGTGTAGGTAAATGTTGTGTTAAATATCGTTTGCTATACTTAACCTGGTTTAGGTACATGCTCCTGTCTGTGTAAACAACAGTCGTTCTTTGTAACAATTGTAACCACAGGTACCgaaatactttttctacaaaACATTACGTAAACTTAGTACCAAACACTATCTAAGCCAAAATTTACAATACTAGTCAACAATGTTACATAGAAAACATTTATTATGTACCATATATTTGACTGTTTTTTCCCTTACGTCCCATTGTACCACAGCGCGCTTTGAATTTGAGCCGAATAAGAGGTTATTGCATCTATCCGGTCGCCGGGCACTTTGCTGAGAGAGATAGAGAAAGATTATATAAGTTGTTTCCCTCTCGCTTTGAGTAGCAAGATAataagctaagttggcagcgattttatagatggtcaagcaaatcttgtcagtagaaaaaggcgctaaattcaaattttctatgtgaCGATACCCCTagccgcctacatttttcaaatttgccgtctttttctactgacaagatctgcttgaccaagtataatagCCCcgacggtgcaagtgttatttaaaaaacgTCATATTCTCATTAgtcgtttgacgtttaaaataacacttgcaccgtctgggctatcaaaatcgctccctagcttggtctaactctagttaaaCGTGTCCGACGAAAGGATAGATTTCATAAGCCCTATACTtatctacatacctatattCAATATACTTATGCAAACAAAGTATAGGCGCCATAGGCGTACCCAGATTATTACCGTTCCGTCAAGGCAGACGTAACGGGATTATTACTTATTGAAAATACAACATTGACACATTGCTTTCGGTAagtaaatttaatatttgaccaTCAAGCACATCTTTCGCCATACTAGTAAGGCACAGTGTCAGCGAAACTAGCAAAGCGCTAgttatgtatatatatgtaagGGATAGTTATAGGTAACCAGCTaggtacttagggcatactgaaaattcctggattggccacttagaaaaaataagtcttctcatttttatcagaatccagaaatttTCAGTACGGACCCCCCATTTTCTGCTAGCTGAGAATGTCGGTGAAAGGTATGCGTTATTTTCCTGCCCCTCTTATCAGAAACATGGAAAAAGGATTCcttcaaaaaaatacatgtaataactcctaaaaacgaaataaaatatacttactacttatacttaataaaatctCGACTGACGACGCCCAAGCCTAACATACAAATTATACTCACAATCATTCCTAACAAAAATACATTTACATTAATATAAAccaaagccccctccacactcgtgcgcgaatcgcggcgagAAGCCgtgaacgcgagtgtggagcgAGCTTAACAAacgtaaaggccccagtacacaatgggccattgccggccactccaagggacgcagccatgcggtagaatgagatagcaatatcacttacaccctataacgcataaatgcgtcccttggaatggccggcgatggcccattgtgtactggggccttaaacTATTCGTAAACATAAAAACCAGCCAAGAACATGTTGGGCCATAGGCCAtactcagtgtagggttccgtagccgcTAGGTACTACAATAAAATAGGTACACAACCTATTTAATTTAAACTAAGCTCCGAAAACGGCTTCTTGTTgactacagaaccctaaaaagaacaaGTAATAAAAGCACCTAACTTGGTACTATATATGTAcagaaatatataattttgatatgagCTTAAAATTATTCTAGCACCTCTATCACCCTGTCAGTGAAAAAAGTAATCTGAGATCTTAGTCACAGCACACATTAACAGAAATTatcgtaaaaaatatattactctTGAACTTTGATAATTATGACTAACGTATAGTAACTTAAACAACATAGTAATGATAACACATATTAacacatatattttatgaacctccaggtcttttCAGTATTAAGATTTATGTGCGTATTACGCACCTCTGACTTATATATCTTGTATGACTGTATGTgttctgaataaataaataaaaaaaaaacacaaaataaataaatctctgGACAAAGACACATTAAATTAACAGTAAATATAATTagaaacataattaaaataagaacaatATAACGACAAGTGCAATGGCAAGTGTCAAATGGCACCGTAGACTACGAGCTTCGAGATTGACTAC from the Cydia splendana chromosome 17, ilCydSple1.2, whole genome shotgun sequence genome contains:
- the LOC134798676 gene encoding UPF0729 protein AAEL015238: MVCVPCFIIPLLLFIWHRFIQPYVLRFWNPWAVKDADGNVVKTEAPFSCEGGVCMFGKKKSENKADEDKGSEVSKDNKEKCNERLKAE